One genomic window of Pseudomonas chlororaphis subsp. piscium includes the following:
- the ybgF gene encoding tol-pal system protein YbgF — MRTCRRALTVLALSLAPLSVWAAVPVVDNNSGYNNSGGSYPPAGYGTNGAYAGGGVSTPVSAQGELFQQLQQMQEQIARQQGVIEVLQNDVARMKQESLERYQDLDRRIGAGGAPAATPDNSSAGGDASAAGAAAGAASQAPAASSEPGDPAKEKLYYDAAFDLIKAKDFDKASQAFAAFLRKYPNSQYAGNAQYWLGEVNLAKGDLQGAGQAFAKVSQLYPKHAKVPDSLYKLADVERRLGHTDKVKGILQQVVAQYPGTSAAQLAQRDLQRM, encoded by the coding sequence ATGCGAACGTGCCGTCGTGCTCTAACTGTCTTGGCTCTCAGCCTCGCGCCGCTTTCGGTGTGGGCTGCGGTTCCTGTGGTCGATAACAACTCAGGCTATAACAATAGCGGAGGCAGTTATCCGCCAGCGGGTTATGGCACGAACGGCGCCTATGCCGGGGGAGGGGTTTCGACCCCTGTCTCGGCACAGGGCGAGCTGTTCCAGCAACTGCAGCAAATGCAGGAGCAAATCGCACGGCAACAAGGTGTGATTGAAGTGCTGCAAAACGATGTTGCGCGCATGAAGCAGGAAAGCCTGGAGCGTTACCAGGATCTTGATCGGCGCATTGGAGCGGGCGGTGCACCTGCCGCGACTCCTGATAATTCTTCTGCCGGTGGCGATGCAAGTGCCGCCGGTGCAGCTGCCGGGGCTGCCTCGCAAGCTCCAGCGGCAAGCAGTGAACCGGGCGATCCGGCGAAGGAAAAGCTGTATTACGACGCCGCCTTCGACTTGATCAAGGCCAAGGACTTCGACAAGGCCAGCCAGGCTTTCGCCGCGTTCCTGCGCAAATACCCGAACAGTCAGTACGCGGGCAATGCCCAGTACTGGTTGGGCGAAGTGAACCTGGCCAAGGGCGACCTGCAAGGTGCCGGCCAGGCATTCGCCAAGGTCTCCCAGCTGTATCCGAAGCATGCCAAGGTGCCGGACTCGCTGTACAAGTTGGCTGACGTAGAGCGCCGACTGGGCCACACTGACAAGGTCAAGGGCATTCTGCAGCAGGTGGTGGCCCAATATCCGGGTACTTCCGCCGCCCAGCTGGCTCAGCGCGATCTGCAACGTATGTAA
- the ruvC gene encoding crossover junction endodeoxyribonuclease RuvC: protein MTLILGIDPGSRITGYGVVRDTGRGCVYVASGCIRTGAGELHERLQIVYRGVREVIQTYGPVTMGIEKVFMARNADSALKLGQARGAAIVAGAEESLEIAEYTATQVKQAVAGTGGANKEQVQMMVMHLLKLTSKPQIDASDALAIAICHAHTRSSLLPHGLGTARSRGGRLRL, encoded by the coding sequence ATGACTCTTATTCTTGGTATCGACCCGGGTTCGCGCATCACCGGTTACGGCGTAGTACGTGATACCGGGCGTGGCTGCGTGTACGTGGCTTCGGGTTGCATTCGAACAGGCGCCGGCGAGCTGCATGAGCGGCTGCAAATCGTCTATCGCGGGGTTCGTGAGGTCATTCAGACCTACGGTCCGGTGACCATGGGCATTGAGAAGGTGTTCATGGCGCGTAATGCCGACTCGGCCCTGAAACTGGGCCAGGCCCGTGGCGCGGCGATCGTGGCGGGGGCCGAGGAAAGCCTGGAAATCGCCGAATACACCGCCACTCAGGTCAAGCAGGCCGTGGCGGGCACCGGCGGGGCTAACAAGGAACAGGTGCAAATGATGGTCATGCACTTGCTCAAGTTGACCAGCAAGCCGCAGATCGACGCCTCGGACGCCCTGGCGATTGCCATCTGCCATGCCCATACCCGTTCCAGCCTGCTGCCCCACGGCCTGGGTACCGCACGCAGTCGTGGCGGCCGCCTGCGTCTCTGA
- the tolR gene encoding protein TolR translates to MARVRHKRKPVAEMNVVPYIDVMLVLLVIFMVTAPMLNQGVKVDLPKVSSEALPQDNNTQVLTISIKADKTYYWNLGSEVDTDKQMDKAMTLPQMTDAVTKIIRAGNEGGKHTQVFIRGDKSVDYGAVMGAMGGLQKAGVGNVGLITEAP, encoded by the coding sequence ATGGCCCGAGTTCGCCACAAACGCAAGCCGGTTGCCGAGATGAACGTGGTGCCCTACATCGACGTGATGTTGGTACTGCTGGTTATCTTCATGGTGACCGCGCCGATGCTCAATCAGGGCGTGAAAGTCGATCTGCCCAAGGTTTCCAGCGAAGCCTTGCCGCAGGACAACAACACCCAGGTCCTGACCATTTCGATCAAGGCTGACAAGACCTACTACTGGAACCTTGGCAGCGAAGTCGACACCGACAAGCAGATGGACAAGGCCATGACCTTGCCGCAGATGACCGACGCGGTGACCAAGATCATTCGCGCCGGCAATGAAGGCGGCAAGCATACCCAGGTGTTCATCCGCGGCGACAAGTCCGTTGACTACGGTGCCGTCATGGGCGCCATGGGCGGGCTGCAGAAGGCCGGCGTCGGTAACGTTGGCTTGATTACCGAGGCGCCCTGA
- the ybgC gene encoding tol-pal system-associated acyl-CoA thioesterase gives MRAQNGLESFAHRCRVYYEDTDAGGIVYYVNYLKFMERARTERLRDLGFAQSQLVGENLLFVVHSSEARYHAPARLDDELLVSAEVIELNRASLRFKQQVRRATDNALLCEGQFLVACVRTDNLKPRAIPEALRAAFAGVSGAGTHSEQEIKRGS, from the coding sequence ATGCGCGCGCAAAACGGGCTTGAGTCGTTCGCACATCGTTGTCGCGTTTATTACGAAGACACCGATGCCGGCGGCATCGTTTATTACGTTAATTACCTTAAGTTTATGGAACGGGCTCGAACCGAGCGGCTACGAGATCTGGGCTTTGCCCAATCGCAGCTGGTAGGGGAGAACCTGTTGTTCGTCGTGCATTCCAGCGAAGCGCGCTACCACGCGCCGGCGCGACTGGACGACGAGCTTCTGGTAAGTGCAGAAGTCATCGAATTGAACCGGGCCAGCCTGCGCTTCAAACAGCAGGTCAGGCGAGCCACGGATAATGCACTGCTCTGTGAAGGGCAGTTTCTGGTGGCCTGTGTGCGCACCGACAATTTGAAACCCCGGGCCATTCCCGAAGCTCTACGTGCGGCCTTTGCCGGCGTGAGCGGCGCGGGTACACACTCAGAGCAGGAGATAAAGCGTGGAAGCTAA
- the queC gene encoding 7-cyano-7-deazaguanine synthase QueC yields MTEQAQNQVATEKRAVILLSGGLDSATVVAMARAEGYRCYTMSFDYGQRHRAELQAAERVARDLGVVEHKVIGLNLNGIGGSALTDSAIDVPEAPSEGIPVTYVPARNTVFLSLALGWAEVLGARDIFIGVNAVDYSGYPDCRPEFVEAFERMANLATKAGVEGQGFRIQAPLQNLSKADIVKAGVKLGVDYGLTVSCYQADDQGRACGKCDSCRLRAEGFAAAGVSDPTAYF; encoded by the coding sequence ATGACTGAACAAGCACAGAACCAGGTTGCCACTGAAAAGCGTGCAGTAATCCTGCTGTCCGGAGGCCTGGATTCGGCCACCGTGGTGGCCATGGCTCGTGCCGAAGGTTACCGCTGCTACACCATGAGCTTCGATTACGGTCAGCGTCATCGCGCCGAGTTGCAGGCGGCCGAGCGTGTCGCTCGTGATCTGGGCGTGGTCGAGCACAAGGTGATCGGTCTCAACCTCAACGGTATTGGCGGCTCCGCGCTGACCGACAGCGCCATCGATGTGCCTGAGGCCCCGAGCGAAGGGATCCCGGTCACCTACGTGCCGGCGCGTAACACGGTGTTCCTGTCCCTGGCACTGGGCTGGGCGGAGGTGCTGGGCGCGCGGGACATCTTCATTGGCGTCAACGCCGTGGACTATTCGGGTTATCCGGATTGCCGTCCGGAGTTCGTCGAGGCCTTCGAACGCATGGCCAACCTGGCGACCAAGGCCGGGGTAGAGGGGCAGGGGTTCCGTATCCAGGCACCGCTGCAGAACCTGAGCAAGGCCGATATCGTCAAGGCAGGCGTCAAGCTCGGGGTTGATTACGGCCTGACCGTGTCCTGCTACCAGGCCGATGATCAAGGGCGTGCTTGCGGTAAATGCGACAGTTGCCGTCTGCGTGCGGAAGGTTTTGCTGCGGCCGGTGTCAGCGACCCAACAGCTTATTTTTGA
- a CDS encoding YebC/PmpR family DNA-binding transcriptional regulator has product MAGHSKWANIKHRKERQDAKRGKIFTKWIRELTVAARQGGGDPGSNPRLRLALDKALGANMSRDIIDRAIARGAGATEADNVEELTYEGYGPGGVAVMVECMTDNRNRTAAAVRHAFSKCGGNLGTDGSVAYLFERKGQISFAPGVDEDTLTDAALEADADDVVVHEDGSIDVFTSFTGFYAVRNALEEAGFKGDDAEIIMQPTTSAELDLEGAEKVLKLIDMLEDLDDVQNVYSNADIPESVAEQLG; this is encoded by the coding sequence ATGGCAGGTCATTCCAAGTGGGCGAACATCAAGCACCGCAAAGAGCGTCAGGATGCCAAGAGAGGCAAGATTTTCACCAAGTGGATCCGTGAACTGACGGTTGCCGCCCGTCAGGGCGGTGGCGATCCGGGTTCCAACCCGCGTCTGCGTCTTGCCCTGGACAAGGCCCTGGGTGCCAACATGAGTCGCGACATCATCGATCGCGCCATCGCCCGTGGCGCCGGTGCGACCGAGGCCGACAACGTCGAAGAGCTGACCTATGAGGGTTATGGCCCGGGCGGCGTGGCGGTGATGGTCGAATGCATGACCGACAACCGCAACCGTACCGCGGCTGCCGTGCGCCATGCTTTCAGCAAATGTGGCGGCAACCTTGGCACCGACGGTTCGGTGGCGTATCTGTTCGAACGCAAGGGGCAGATCAGCTTTGCGCCGGGCGTCGATGAGGACACACTGACCGATGCGGCGTTGGAAGCCGACGCCGATGACGTGGTTGTTCACGAAGACGGCTCGATCGATGTGTTTACCTCGTTCACTGGCTTCTATGCGGTACGTAACGCACTCGAAGAGGCCGGTTTCAAGGGCGACGACGCGGAAATCATCATGCAGCCGACCACCAGTGCCGAGCTGGATCTGGAAGGCGCCGAGAAGGTCCTCAAGCTGATCGACATGCTCGAAGACCTGGACGATGTGCAGAACGTCTACTCCAACGCGGATATTCCCGAGTCGGTGGCCGAGCAACTCGGCTGA
- the tolA gene encoding cell envelope integrity protein TolA, which produces MQQQREPSASESYFWPSVWAIALHVLVFGMLFVSFAMTPELPPSKPIVQATLYQLQSKSQATTQTNQKIAGEAKKSAARQTEVEQMEQKKVEQEAVKAAEQKKEEAAQKAEEAKKADEAKKADEAKKAYEAKKADDAKKAAEAKKAEEKQLADIAKKKAEEEAKKAAEEEAKKKAAEEAKKKIVEDAKKKAAEDAKKKAEADEAKKKVAEDAKKKAAADAAKKKAQEAARKSAEEKKAQALADLLSDTPQRQQALADEQGDEVAGSFDDLIRARAAEGWARPPSARNNMTVVLQIGMLPDGTVTSVSVAKSSGDGPFDASAVAAVKNIGRLTEMQGMKPSDFAPYRSFKMTFTPEDLAL; this is translated from the coding sequence ATGCAGCAACAGCGAGAGCCGTCCGCCTCGGAAAGCTACTTCTGGCCTAGCGTGTGGGCAATTGCCCTGCACGTTCTGGTGTTCGGCATGCTGTTCGTCAGTTTTGCCATGACGCCGGAGTTGCCGCCGTCCAAGCCGATCGTCCAGGCGACCCTGTATCAGCTGCAATCGAAAAGTCAGGCGACCACCCAGACCAATCAGAAGATTGCGGGTGAAGCGAAGAAATCCGCCGCGCGCCAGACCGAAGTCGAGCAGATGGAGCAGAAAAAGGTCGAGCAGGAAGCGGTGAAGGCTGCGGAACAAAAGAAAGAAGAGGCTGCTCAAAAAGCCGAGGAAGCGAAAAAGGCCGACGAAGCCAAGAAAGCGGATGAGGCAAAGAAGGCTTATGAAGCCAAGAAAGCCGACGACGCGAAGAAGGCTGCGGAAGCGAAGAAGGCCGAAGAGAAACAATTGGCTGATATAGCCAAGAAGAAAGCCGAAGAAGAAGCCAAGAAAGCCGCTGAAGAAGAAGCCAAGAAAAAGGCCGCTGAAGAGGCGAAGAAAAAGATAGTCGAAGACGCGAAGAAGAAAGCCGCGGAAGACGCCAAGAAGAAAGCTGAAGCAGACGAGGCGAAGAAGAAGGTCGCCGAGGACGCGAAGAAGAAAGCCGCCGCCGACGCAGCCAAGAAAAAGGCTCAGGAAGCAGCGCGTAAATCCGCCGAAGAGAAAAAGGCCCAGGCCCTGGCTGATTTGCTTTCCGACACGCCACAGCGTCAGCAGGCCTTGGCGGACGAGCAGGGCGACGAAGTCGCGGGCAGTTTCGACGATCTGATTCGTGCTCGTGCAGCGGAAGGCTGGGCTCGTCCTCCTTCGGCGCGCAATAACATGACTGTCGTGCTGCAAATCGGCATGTTGCCGGATGGTACGGTGACTTCCGTGTCGGTGGCCAAGTCCAGCGGCGATGGTCCGTTCGATGCCTCGGCGGTAGCTGCGGTCAAGAACATTGGACGTTTGACAGAAATGCAGGGAATGAAGCCGAGCGATTTCGCTCCGTATCGTTCATTCAAGATGACATTCACACCTGAGGATCTAGCCTTGTGA
- the ruvA gene encoding Holliday junction branch migration protein RuvA gives MIGRLRGTLAEKQPPHLILDVNGLGYEVEVPMTTLYRLPSVGEPLTLHTHLVVREDAQLLYGFASKRERDFFRELIRLNGVGPKLALALMSSLEVDELVRCVQAQDTSALTKVPGVGKKTAERLLVELKDRFKAWETVPSMFALVPNQPDAPMPVASAETDAVSALISLGYKPQEASKAVSAIKEKGLSSEDMIRRALKGMI, from the coding sequence GTGATTGGACGCTTGCGCGGCACCTTGGCTGAAAAACAGCCGCCGCACCTGATTCTCGATGTAAACGGTCTGGGTTACGAGGTGGAAGTGCCCATGACCACCCTGTACCGCCTGCCGTCGGTCGGTGAACCGCTTACCCTGCACACCCATTTGGTCGTGCGTGAAGATGCCCAGTTACTCTATGGCTTTGCCAGCAAGCGCGAGCGGGACTTTTTTCGCGAACTGATTCGCCTCAATGGCGTAGGGCCGAAGCTGGCGCTGGCGCTGATGTCCAGCCTGGAGGTCGATGAGCTGGTGCGTTGCGTGCAAGCGCAGGACACCTCGGCGCTGACCAAGGTGCCGGGGGTCGGTAAAAAGACCGCGGAGCGCCTGCTGGTCGAGCTCAAGGACCGCTTCAAGGCCTGGGAAACCGTACCGAGCATGTTTGCCCTGGTGCCGAACCAGCCGGACGCGCCGATGCCGGTGGCCAGCGCCGAGACCGATGCGGTCAGTGCTTTGATCTCCCTGGGCTACAAGCCGCAGGAAGCCAGCAAGGCCGTTTCCGCGATCAAGGAAAAAGGCCTGAGCAGTGAAGACATGATTCGCCGCGCCCTGAAGGGAATGATTTAA
- the ruvB gene encoding Holliday junction branch migration DNA helicase RuvB: protein MIEADRLIAATGPREREEVQDRAIRPVSLAEYIGQPTVREQMELFIQAARGRNESLDHTLIFGPPGLGKTTLANIIAQEMGVSIKSTSGPVLERPGDLAALLTNLEPHDVLFIDEIHRLSPIVEEVLYPAMEDFQLDIMIGEGPAARSIKLDLPPFTLVGATTRAGMLTNPLRDRFGIVQRLEFYSTADLATIVGRSAGILGLPLDPDGAFEIARRARGTPRIANRLLRRVRDFAEVRAKGHITKPIADLALNLLDVDERGFDHQDRRLLLTMIEKFDGGPVGVDSLAAAISEERHTIEDVLEPYLIQQGYIMRTPRGRVVTRHAYLHFGLNIPSRLGEMPVVDEFLDAVDD, encoded by the coding sequence GTGATAGAAGCAGATCGTCTGATCGCCGCCACGGGCCCCCGTGAGCGCGAGGAAGTCCAGGACCGTGCGATTCGCCCCGTCAGCCTGGCCGAATACATCGGCCAGCCGACGGTGCGCGAGCAAATGGAGCTGTTCATCCAGGCTGCCCGCGGGCGCAACGAGTCGCTGGACCATACCCTGATCTTCGGCCCGCCGGGCTTGGGTAAGACCACGCTGGCCAACATCATCGCCCAGGAAATGGGGGTGTCGATCAAGAGCACTTCGGGTCCGGTGCTGGAGCGCCCCGGGGATCTGGCGGCGCTGCTGACCAATCTCGAACCGCACGACGTGCTGTTTATCGATGAAATCCATCGCCTGTCGCCGATCGTCGAAGAAGTGCTGTACCCGGCCATGGAAGATTTCCAGCTGGACATCATGATCGGCGAAGGCCCGGCGGCCCGCTCGATCAAGCTCGACCTGCCGCCATTCACCCTGGTGGGGGCGACGACTCGCGCGGGCATGCTGACCAACCCGCTGCGCGATCGCTTCGGCATCGTCCAGCGCCTGGAGTTCTATAGCACCGCGGACCTGGCGACCATCGTCGGGCGCTCCGCCGGCATTCTCGGCTTGCCGCTGGACCCGGACGGCGCCTTTGAAATCGCCCGGCGTGCCCGGGGGACGCCGCGTATCGCCAACCGTTTGTTGCGCCGGGTGCGGGACTTCGCCGAAGTTCGCGCCAAGGGCCACATCACCAAACCCATCGCCGACCTGGCGCTGAACCTGCTGGATGTCGACGAGCGTGGCTTCGATCACCAGGACCGGCGCCTGCTGCTGACCATGATCGAGAAGTTCGACGGCGGGCCGGTGGGGGTCGACAGTCTGGCGGCCGCCATCAGCGAAGAGCGGCATACCATCGAGGACGTACTCGAGCCCTATCTGATCCAGCAGGGCTATATCATGCGTACGCCGCGGGGCCGTGTGGTGACCCGGCATGCCTATCTGCATTTCGGTCTAAACATTCCGTCACGATTGGGGGAGATGCCTGTGGTAGACGAATTCCTCGATGCCGTGGACGATTAA
- the tolQ gene encoding protein TolQ, with translation MEANVVDHSSMWSLVSNASIVVQLVMLTLVAASVTSWIMIFQRSNLLRAGRRALESFEERFWSGIDLSKLYRQAGSNPDPDSGVEQIFRAGFKEFSRLRQQSGVDPEAVMEGVARAMRVAISREEEKLEQSLPFLATVGSVSPYIGLFGTVWGIMNSFRGLASAQQATLATVAPGIAEALIATAIGLFAAIPAVIAYNRFAARGETLISRYYTFADEFQAILHRKVHTSEE, from the coding sequence GTGGAAGCTAACGTCGTCGACCATTCCTCCATGTGGAGCTTGGTCAGCAATGCCAGCATCGTTGTGCAGTTGGTAATGCTGACCCTGGTAGCCGCATCGGTGACCTCATGGATCATGATCTTTCAGCGCAGCAACCTGCTGCGTGCCGGTCGACGCGCCCTGGAGAGCTTCGAAGAGCGCTTCTGGTCGGGTATCGACCTGTCCAAGCTGTACCGTCAGGCGGGCAGCAACCCGGACCCTGATTCGGGTGTGGAGCAGATCTTCCGTGCCGGTTTCAAAGAGTTCTCGCGCCTGCGCCAGCAATCGGGCGTTGATCCCGAGGCGGTCATGGAAGGTGTCGCGCGTGCCATGCGTGTCGCCATCTCCCGTGAAGAAGAGAAGCTGGAGCAGAGCCTGCCGTTCCTCGCCACTGTCGGCTCGGTCAGCCCCTACATCGGTCTGTTCGGTACCGTCTGGGGGATCATGAACTCCTTCCGCGGCCTGGCCAGCGCCCAGCAGGCGACCCTGGCGACCGTAGCACCGGGTATCGCCGAAGCCCTGATCGCTACCGCGATCGGCCTGTTTGCCGCGATCCCGGCCGTTATTGCCTACAACCGTTTTGCGGCCCGTGGCGAGACCCTGATCAGCCGTTACTACACCTTCGCCGACGAGTTCCAGGCGATCCTGCACCGTAAAGTGCACACCAGCGAAGAGTGA
- the queE gene encoding 7-carboxy-7-deazaguanine synthase QueE — protein MQDTLRITEVFYSLQGETRTAGLPTVFVRLTGCPLRCQYCDSAYAFSGGTIRTLENILEQVAGFRPRYVCVTGGEPLAQPNAIPLLKQLCDAGYEVSLETSGALDISAVDPRVSRVLDLKTPGSEEVQRNRYENIELLTPNDQVKFVICSREDYDWAVSKLIQYGLERRAGEVLFSPSHHDLNARDLADWIVADNLPVRLQLQLHKYLWNDEPGR, from the coding sequence ATGCAAGACACATTGAGAATTACCGAAGTTTTCTACTCGTTGCAGGGTGAAACTCGGACCGCCGGCCTGCCCACGGTATTTGTGCGCCTGACCGGTTGCCCGCTGCGTTGCCAATACTGCGACAGTGCCTACGCCTTCAGTGGCGGCACCATCCGTACCCTCGAGAATATTCTTGAGCAGGTCGCCGGTTTCCGCCCGCGTTACGTCTGTGTGACCGGGGGCGAGCCTCTGGCGCAACCTAATGCCATTCCCTTGCTCAAGCAGCTGTGTGACGCCGGTTACGAGGTCTCGCTGGAAACCAGCGGGGCCCTGGATATTTCTGCGGTCGATCCGCGCGTCAGTCGAGTGCTCGACCTGAAGACGCCAGGATCGGAAGAGGTCCAGCGTAATCGTTACGAAAACATCGAGCTGCTGACGCCGAACGACCAGGTCAAGTTTGTCATCTGTTCCCGCGAGGACTACGACTGGGCGGTTTCCAAGCTGATCCAGTATGGTCTGGAGCGGCGGGCGGGCGAGGTGCTGTTCTCGCCGAGCCATCACGACCTGAATGCGCGCGATCTGGCCGACTGGATCGTTGCGGACAACCTGCCGGTGCGCCTGCAATTGCAGCTGCATAAATATCTTTGGAATGACGAGCCGGGGCGCTGA
- the tolB gene encoding Tol-Pal system beta propeller repeat protein TolB, with amino-acid sequence MAGIATADEKNILVTSGSDRATPIAVVPFGWQGGSVLPDDMAEIIGNDLRNSGYYSPIPKQNMISLPTQASEVIYRDWKALGAQYIMVGSIVPAGGRLQVQYALFNVATEQQVLTGSVSGSVDQLRDMAHYISDQSFEKLTGIKGAFSTRMLYVTAERFSEKNTRYTLQRSDYDGARAVTLLQSREPILSPRFAPDGKRIAYVSFEQKRPRIFVQHIDTGRREQITNFEGLNGAPAWSPDGQRLAFVLSKDGNPDIYVMNLGSRQISRVTAGPGINTEPFWGKDGSTIYFTSDRGGKPQIYKTSAGGGGAERVTFVGNYNANPKLSADEKTLVMIHRQDGFTNFKVAAQDLQRGNVKILTDSTLDESPTVAPNGTMVIYATRQQGRGVLMLVSINGRVRLPLPTAQGEVREPSWSPYLN; translated from the coding sequence ATGGCAGGGATAGCGACAGCGGATGAAAAGAATATTCTGGTCACCAGTGGCAGTGACCGGGCCACGCCAATCGCCGTAGTGCCATTCGGTTGGCAAGGGGGCAGCGTGCTGCCCGACGACATGGCGGAAATCATCGGCAACGACCTGCGCAACTCGGGTTACTACTCGCCGATTCCAAAGCAGAACATGATCAGCCTGCCGACCCAGGCCAGCGAAGTCATCTACCGTGACTGGAAGGCCCTGGGCGCCCAGTACATCATGGTCGGCAGCATTGTTCCGGCAGGCGGCCGCCTGCAGGTGCAATACGCCCTGTTCAACGTCGCCACCGAACAGCAAGTGCTGACCGGCAGCGTCTCGGGCAGCGTCGACCAGTTGCGCGACATGGCTCACTACATCTCCGACCAGTCGTTCGAGAAACTCACCGGTATCAAGGGCGCCTTCTCGACTCGCATGCTGTACGTCACGGCAGAGCGTTTCTCCGAGAAGAACACGCGCTACACCCTGCAACGCTCCGACTACGACGGCGCGCGTGCGGTGACCCTGCTGCAATCCCGTGAGCCGATCCTGTCGCCGCGCTTCGCGCCGGACGGCAAGCGCATTGCCTATGTGTCGTTCGAGCAGAAGCGTCCGCGCATCTTCGTCCAGCACATCGACACTGGCCGTCGCGAGCAGATCACCAACTTCGAAGGCCTGAACGGCGCGCCTGCCTGGTCGCCGGACGGCCAGCGCCTGGCGTTCGTGCTGTCCAAGGACGGCAACCCGGACATCTATGTGATGAACCTGGGTTCGCGCCAGATCTCGCGTGTGACCGCAGGTCCTGGCATCAACACCGAACCGTTCTGGGGCAAGGATGGTTCGACCATCTACTTCACCTCGGACCGTGGCGGCAAACCACAGATCTACAAGACCAGCGCCGGTGGTGGCGGTGCGGAGCGGGTGACTTTCGTGGGCAACTACAACGCCAACCCGAAACTGTCCGCGGATGAAAAAACCCTGGTCATGATTCACCGGCAGGATGGCTTCACAAACTTCAAGGTAGCTGCCCAGGATTTGCAGCGTGGCAACGTAAAAATCCTTACAGACAGCACACTTGATGAGTCGCCTACTGTTGCGCCCAACGGCACCATGGTAATCTACGCCACCCGCCAGCAGGGCCGGGGAGTCTTGATGCTCGTGTCCATTAATGGACGCGTGAGGCTCCCGCTTCCTACCGCTCAAGGCGAAGTCAGAGAACCGTCCTGGTCCCCTTACCTGAACTGA
- the pal gene encoding peptidoglycan-associated lipoprotein Pal: MEMLKFGKFAALALAMAVAVGCSSKGGDNAGEGAVDPNAGYGANTGAVDGSLSEEAALRAITTFYFEYDSSDLKPEAMRALDVHAKDLKANGARVVLEGNTDERGTREYNMALGERRAKAVQRYLVLQGVSPAQLELVSYGEERPVATGNDEQSWAQNRRVELRK, encoded by the coding sequence ATGGAAATGCTGAAGTTTGGTAAGTTTGCTGCGCTGGCTCTGGCCATGGCTGTAGCTGTAGGTTGCTCCTCCAAAGGCGGCGACAACGCTGGTGAAGGCGCTGTTGATCCAAACGCTGGTTACGGCGCTAACACCGGTGCAGTTGACGGCTCCCTGAGCGAAGAAGCTGCTCTGCGCGCAATCACCACCTTCTACTTCGAATACGACAGCTCGGACCTGAAGCCAGAAGCCATGCGCGCTCTGGACGTTCACGCCAAAGACCTGAAAGCAAACGGCGCTCGCGTTGTTCTGGAAGGCAACACCGACGAACGTGGTACTCGTGAGTACAACATGGCTCTGGGCGAGCGTCGTGCGAAAGCCGTTCAGCGCTACCTGGTGCTGCAAGGCGTTTCCCCAGCTCAGCTGGAACTGGTTTCCTACGGCGAAGAGCGTCCAGTTGCTACCGGCAACGACGAGCAGTCCTGGGCTCAAAACCGTCGCGTCGAACTGCGTAAGTAA